In one window of Mytilus galloprovincialis chromosome 6, xbMytGall1.hap1.1, whole genome shotgun sequence DNA:
- the LOC143080190 gene encoding uncharacterized protein LOC143080190, whose translation MKRVKVTTFEQLESTDHVEDSDTEFENDFIDVRNAKRKTARKREKTSNVLKDKETDFNVINNLVNSPCCEKKCLSTSNVQTIQTCRAMFYKKTQEEQSDFIERNIRCNDASLEDKQLTFVLTGRRVCEYAWRIVYGIKRRRYYYMKKKCRSTHEDLDNSDKRCSQQYKSRQYLEAKSFVTGLCKRYGDDQPDILEIHLPSCLSILQVWTDYKSSCENLASPYLSYQRFYGMWIEEFPHVKIPKYQKLSKCNECVIFKETISKKLTKIDLGELKDKRRAHLLLQEICREKYYKHIKKSKEHPSMYTSVIIDNMDQSKTNLPRFPLHFKNESTLEKMHHHVTGVLCHGLNKAGLYIYMDRSVFI comes from the exons ATGAAGCGTGTTAAAGTTACTACATTTGAACAGTTAGAGTCTACTGATCATGTTGAAG aTAGTGATAcagaatttgaaaatgacttCATTGATGTTAGAAATGCAAAGCGCAAAACAg CCAGGAAACGTGAAAAAACATCAAATGTATTAAAAGACAAGGAGACAGACTTCAATGTTATCAACAACCTTGTGAATTCGCCATGCTGTGAGAAAAAATGTTTAAGCACCAGTAATGTCCAGACAATTCAGACCTGTAGAGCTATGTTCTATAAAAAGACACAAGAGGAACAGTCAGATTTCATTGAGAGAAACATAAG GTGCAATGATGCCAGTTTAGAAGACAAACAGTTGACTTTTGTGCTGACTGGTAGAAGAGTATGTGAATATGCATGGAGGATTGTGTACGGCATTAAAAGAAGGAG GTATTACTACATGAAAAAGAAATGTAGGTCTACTCATGAAGATTTAGACAATTCTGACAAAAGATGTAGCCAACAATACAAGAGCAGGCAGTACCTTGAGGCAAAGAGTTTTGTGACAGGTCTATGCAAAAGATATGGTGATGATCAGCCTGACATTCTGGAAATACATTTGCCATCATGTCTCTCTATTCTACAAGTTTGGACCGATTACAAATCTTCCTGTGAGAATTTAGCCTCGCCCTACTTATCCTACCAGAGGTTCTATGGAATGTGGATAGAAGAGTTTCCTCATGTAAAGATTCCAAAG tATCAGAAGCTCAGCAAATGTAATGAGTGTGTAATCTTCAAAGAAACCATCAGCAAGAAACTGACAAAGATTGATTTGGGAGAGCTGAAAGACAAGAGAAGAGCACACTTGCTACTTCAAGA aatTTGCAGggaaaaatattataaacatattaAGAAATCCAAAGAACATCCAAGCATGTATACATCAGTTATCATTGACAATATGGACCAGTCTAAAACCAATCTACCACGGTTTCCATTACATTTCAag aatgaatCAACTCTTGAAAAAATGCACCACCATGTTACAGGTGTTTTATGTCATGGATTGAATAAGGCTGGCCTATACATTTACATGGACAGATCAGTTTTCATCTGA
- the LOC143081013 gene encoding uncharacterized protein LOC143081013 produces MSVLGDAAAENGGLPPTLYIQADNSPKDNKNKYVIMFLAMLVKMEIVKKIKLTFLMVGHTHEDVDQLFSRISVKASKEKTTTIPSLLDLIKRSFTPQPITKHMESLYDFRDQMAYPSSLAGIKSQHVFKLTKDGERVYLAMKEWPLKSSPYKTLELTDILQTLDMPKKVEPNMEKIGGIIQLMRRDLPKWVQNGKLNREEELWWLNYLSTLEKTRRPVPKTPLPQNMGRYKIPQHEQPAVEGNLLAAINNHIQTFERNTAVRIVTHRPRV; encoded by the exons ATGTCTGTGTTGGGTGATGCAGCAGCA gaaAATGGTGGTTTACCTCCTACATTATATATTCAAGCTGACAATTCCCCAAAggacaacaaaaataaatatgtgataATGTTCCTAGCAATGTTGGTGAAAATGGAAATTGTgaaaaag aTTAAGCTTACATTCCTCATGGTGGGTCACACCCATGAGGATGTTGATCAGCTATTCAGCAGGATATCTGTAAAGgcatcaaaagaaaaaacaacaaccatCCCAAGCCTTTTGGATCTGATTAAAAGATCATTTACACCACAACCCATCACGAAACATATGGAATCCCTTTACGATTTCCGGGATCAGATGGCGTATCCATCCAGTCTAGCTGGGATTAAAAGTCAGCATGTCTTTAAACTGACCAAAGATGGAGAGAGAGTCTACTTAGCAATGAAAGAGTGGCCTTTGAAGTCATCGCCATACAAAACATTGGAGCTGACTGACATATTGCAGACGCTAGATATGCCAAAGAAGGTTGAACCAAACATGGAAAAGATTGGTGGGATTATTCAACTGATGAGAAGAGATCTTCCGAAATGGGTACAGAACGGGAAGCTAAACAGAGAAGAAGAACTTTGGTGGCTGAACTACCTGTCCACCCTGGAGAAAACAAGACGCCCTGTACCTAAGACACCTTTGCCACAAAATATGGGACGATATAAGATACCTCAACATGAACAACCAGCTGTGGAAGGTAATTTGTTGGCTGCCATCAACAATCACATACAAACTTTTGAAAGAAATACTGCTGTCCGGATTGTAACACACAGACCACGAGTTTAA